The genomic segment CTGAAGTGTAGCTTGAAAAGTCTTCGAGGCCAAATTGATGGCGTTTAATTCGATTCAGATTTTCTTTTTAGTTGTTAGACAACGAACTTGAACCTGCAGATGATTGACACATTAAAGCCTGAGCAGATGAGCAGATGTGGACGTCACAGCTGCCGTTAATGATGTTGATGTATGGAACACACATGGGTGATTTTTACACGGATGGTGTTCTTCATCATCAAAATAACAAGCGAGAGAGAAAAGGTTTTTATGCTCcctaaaaataattaaaaaaaaaaaattgtatttagcaattattttaaatgaaatgattgACATTTAAAGACATTAGCTTCTGTAGTGAAACTTACGCCCACATACATATGGCATTTAAATCCGGCAGACAGGATTTAAATTGGTTTTTGATGAGTGAACCGATTGAGCACCCGTTCCTGTCTGTGCTTCGCAGAGTGAGCTCCACACCATGAGCAGAGGGACCACTCTCTTCTCCTGTGGAACCGTGGGTGAGTTCTTTCAATCTCCTTTTCTTGCAATATACTTTTAATTTATAAGCCTTCCACTAGTGTAATGGTGTGATGGAATGCCCCTTTAATCTCTTGTTAAGTTGAACCATCGAGGTCAGTGACCTCTGCTATAACCGTCTCAATGTTTATCCCCTCTGTAGCATTTAGTGTCTCACTTCTCCCTTTCACCCTTTGTCACTCAGGCCGCTGTCATGATCAGGGTGCACCTGCCGCAACACTACGTTGCACACCCCTCTCATGGGAGTGAACTGTAATTGAATATGCTGGTGCCTATGTGAACAATTTCCCTTTGGCCCTTTTACTCTTGCAGTGAAACCCCAGCTATCATTTCACAGACTTATTTTTTGCCTAAGACGTGATGACGTCACACACAAACTCGCACTGAGTGTTTCCACAGTTAATGTTGACGTTTCCATTGTCTGGTTCGTCTTGCTTGGACAACTAGCACTTTGTCTCTTGTTTTTAAAGGGAGGGCTTTTGAACTTCAtccctttctctctttgtgGAGTTGTTTTCCCTAACATTCCTGTCAGGTCGTCGTTGTAGCCCCCGTGCATTGTTTGTCCCACCCAAAACAACGATTTCCGTCCACCAGTCTGTGAGGGagcatgccaaaaggagaggacTGTGATCAGCAAAGGGCTCCTCCGTGCCGAAAGCTTCACATCCTAACCGCTTGGCTCAGTAGCACTCGCTCTTTACTGTAGGTGTATTATCTGACACAGCTGTGTGGTTGCTTCTCTTGTGCGGCTGGTGAGACAGCTGGCAAGTCAGACTGTTTTCCGAAGCATATCTCACTAACCACTTGACTAATGGGAGCGACTTGCCAAAAGTTTAACTGGCTGATTCTTATCATAGCATTCACTTCATGTTGTTGGAATGGGTCTTGCACGTCGAGGATTTAAATAGTAAGGAATGCAGctatttttcagcttttcagtcGTTGGTCTTCTGAAAaactcaaaaataaataaatctaaacaTTTTGTGGCCTGGCATGCTGTGGCCCCAAGGAGCAGTCAAAAGAATAATTGCATGCTGTAGCACATGGTTATCTTGTTGAGTCACACGGCTGGACACTAAAACATGCGGAATAAACACTAACAACtccttttttaaaaacacaatcagctGTTTCAGGACTGGTTTGaagtgtgcagctgcagtgttgTGTCCCTAAGGGTCAACCTTATCCTGCATCAGACAAATAACTGGTGACTTTTGCTTTTATTGCACCCAACCTAAATTTACTGCAGTGTTTCTCCCCCAAGAATCTTCTCCTTTCTGGGTCCTTTGCCGTGCCATGGTCTCCGATTTTCACccttttattttatcttttgcaGAGATTTACTAGGATAGCAATCAACTCTGATGTTCAATGAGAATCTGTCTGTTTTGACTGTTGCAGAGGCAGATAGGTGGCTGGACTTGGGGCGAGGCTGTGCCATCCAGCAGAGAGCTCACTGTCAGTCTGGTGCAAGTCTAGAGAGCCTGTGGGATGGGATGCCCGAGCCAGGAAGGGCCCAAGTGGTCACCAGCCTGATAAGAGATCTGAGCCTCGGTGGCACCGGTGCGGCCGTCGCCCACACCACATCTGCCGCTGCacactacaccaccaccaccaccgccaccagcCAAGCTCCCACGGCACCACCGAGCAAGCGCCAGTGCCGCTCCCTGTCGCTCTCCGATGAATTCACGGGTTTCCGCTCACCCTGGAGGCCGCAAAGCTCCCGCATATGGACGACCGTGGAGAAGAGAAGGTGCCACAGTGGGGGAAGTGTCAGAGGAGCGGGGGGGTTCCCCGGCGGCCATTTCCCTGCCATACAGCgtagctccagcttcagcttgcCCTCGCGCTGCAGCCTCCCCTCAGACGGAGCTCTGGACCTGCCGTTCTTCAGCCAGCGACTGCCTCTCCACCCTCAGTTCACTGCCTCCCCTGtgtcccccacctcccctcctTCCCACCAGCACCACTATGACCACTTCCTCaggcctctctccctctcccatgAGCAGATCAGCTTACCCGAGTTCCAGCGGGAAGAACTGTTGGAGGCCAGCTCCCCAGAATCCACCCCAGAATTGGGGAGGCGAGCCGACCAAAGATCTGGGGGCCCACGATGTCTGTCCCGAAGCAGGTCCCAGCCCTGCGTGCTAAATGACAAAAAGATTGGTATGAAGCGCAGGAGGCCGGAGGACGGCCAGGAACAGCGGCCTTCGCTGGATCTGGCGAAGATGACTCAGGTTTGTTGCAAGTGCTGAACACAGCTCTGTGAAATGAGTCATGCGTGTCTGTTTCAAgtattgctgctgtttgctaAATCATAAATCAGTGCTAGCTTATTCTTAATGTTGTAAAACGTCCTGGAACCAATACAACACAGTCTTTTATCTATTGTGTGAGCGAAGGGGAAGTTCAAGGTCTCTTCAGGCTTAACTGGATCTGTGTGATCAGGCAGGTTTTCTGGGTCCTTGGCCTGATCTCAGACCTCCCTGCTGCCAGGGATTCCTCATGCTACATAGTGTGGTGTCACGCTTAGGAAACCCTGGCTCGGgtttaacatttcatttattttgttgggtAAACACCCTTCTAGAGTTTGAacccctctgtgtttgtgtgcttcttTTCTGCTATGCCTGTCTTGTATTTCGACCTCTCCCACTGTAATCACTGCATAATCCACTGTCTCAGGGAAAAGTTTTTGTCCAAATCCTTCTCTGACTAGAGTTTTGTTGTGATTTCTTTAAGGTCACAGTGCAGCAACCGCAGAGTATAAATGAccaccagtcagaaccagaaccaaaatAGACCTGTAGAAATATAAATGATCTATGCTGCTTCGATCCTTGCCAGGGCTCTGATATTTCTGCAGATCTTGATTTGATTATTAGTCACATCACATGCTTTGTCATTACTTGGCATTTAGCATTAAAGCTACATATCCCCAATCATAGCCACTGAAAGCAAAGCTGACCTGTATTCAGACATGATGTAATGCCTCCAGTCTGATTATACACCATATCCTGTACCCTGCTTCCCCACACACGATGCACAAAAAAATTCCATCCTCATTCTTCCTGTTCTGCTTATATTGTGCTTTTCCTGTTCTCTTATTAGAAGTTATCCCTCTACCCTCCCTTCCTTTGCGAGAGTAGAGTTTCCAGCCCGTCACCCTTAGGACCAGGGTTGGATCAACAAGGCTTTTGCTAATGGAGCCCAGCGAACATGTTTCCTCTAGTCATGCCAGCTGCTACAGGgggaaccaaaaaaaaaacaatgatcacTCACGCTCTCCTACAGAAATGCACACATGGGCTCAGTTCAGTTGAACATAGTGGTAGTTTATTTGTAACCTTTGGCTGTTGTAATGCTCCAACTGTGCTGTACACCTCTGCAGCTGATTTGTAGAAATCAGCCACCACATTTCACTTGAAtttctttcagttcatttttttttttcttgaacgGACATCCATGACTACATGCACTAACGAAGCCTGCGCTCGATCTTTCACTTCTCGTTCACGTCGGGCGTCTCTGACTTATTTCGATGTCTGTTGTTTTGTAACGTTACGGGCTTCATGTAGCATCTACGTGAACCTAAAGAAGCAGGGTTCGATTCCGTActgctaaataaaaaaacaaaacgaacCCACTGCGATGTTTAAAGATCTGTAGCTCAGCTAGGTGGTTTGTGCCGGAGACGGCCAGAGAAAAGCTTGTAGCTGGCAAAGCATGTGGAAAAGGGAGTGATGATGTGGAAATGTGGGGTGGGTCATGACCGGTATCTGTTCTAGTGAGGACAGAACGCTAGACACTAGTTGCTATCAGGGTTGGGAACAGACTGTATGTGTTACCTGCAGTAATTAAGGTCAGAGTAACGTTGATTTAACAGTCGTGTGGTTCCTTGCTGCCTAAACACACGTTTCCAGTTCTTTCCTAAGAACTGGGTGAGTCTGGTTAGAACAATGAAAAGGCATCTTTCTTACTAATACCTTATGAGACCAGTTAGGTCATTCATTCTTGCCCCTCCTACACGTTTTCTACTTGTTCTGTCAGGTGTCTGCTTGAGTAAAGCCGTGTTGAGGACACATTGTTAGGGGAACCGTTCTTCTGGGCATTGAATGCAGACGCTTGTTGGGTCTAGTGGAGGTTTGTGGGGTCAACGTGTTACAAGTCCCCAGTGTGTTTTGTCAGTGGAACATGGTGTAATTTGGTCTCTAGCTCTCTTAAACACGTCAATAGAAGCTGGTGTGAATTCTAGAGATGCATGTCATGCTAATCAGCTATAACTCGGCTACCGTGGGGATCTATGTGCAGCCACCCCCATAATTCCTTGCATATCCGCCAACAGCCGCGTGTGTCTACTGACTCGCTTCTATCCCTGGCTGCCCCACCACCTTGGCCCTTCATTGTATTTTCCTTCCGCGCCGGGGGTGCGTAGCGTGTTGTCTGACTGGGAATGTCACCTCTTGATTCTAGGTGAAAAAATTGTCACAGCTCGTGCTTTCAAGTGACCAGTTCTGTCTATTGCCTACCGCTGCTGGTTAGTAACTTTATTGGGTCCTTGTGCATTTGAAAGACAacaaaaaatgatgaaaaacgCATCTTGTGTTGAGCAAGTGCTTGAGAAAGGGGTTTTATTTTTGCAGGATAACTGTCAAGCTGACGCTTCACTCCTATTAATATTATCTCATTGGCCCAAGTTTTGAGTGCTGTGCTTCTCCCCTGCTTTCCATCTGTTTCCATTCCTTGGATGGCAGGCGAGGCGATCATAGCGGAGCTTCGAGGCCCGCGGGCTTGTGGGAACTCCTAGGTAGGCATCTTCAGGTGCGGCGTTCACCATGTAGAACATGTTGGGACGTGTCCCTTAGGTCTGTGTAGAGCACGGCCAAATGCCAGCGTGTGCTCACGCAGTGCATCTGCTTATTCAAGCTAAAGCACAGAAATGATGCCTTTCATCTTAGCTGCTCACGCTCCTAAACCTTTTAAAACCCAGTGTGGCTCAGTGTATGAGCATGTGGTCTGGCTGAGTCATTAGTTAACTTCTCCCGTCGTTGCACCTCTGCCCTCTTTTGTTTCAGTTGTTTCTTCCTTAGAGTCAGTTTATTTGACCTCATTTCAGCATGAGAGCAAATTCAAAGAAACGTGCACATAAAACTACCCTCATGTtttgtgtatactgtatatgtgtttgtctgtgtgtttctacaCAAGTGCACTGGTGGACCTGTGCCACGGGGTTTAGCagggtgttttttgttgtttacccT from the Betta splendens chromosome 15, fBetSpl5.4, whole genome shotgun sequence genome contains:
- the LOC114841819 gene encoding protein FAM53B-like isoform X2; protein product: MPEPGRAQVVTSLIRDLSLGGTGAAVAHTTSAAAHYTTTTTATSQAPTAPPSKRQCRSLSLSDEFTGFRSPWRPQSSRIWTTVEKRRCHSGGSVRGAGGFPGGHFPAIQRSSSFSLPSRCSLPSDGALDLPFFSQRLPLHPQFTASPVSPTSPPSHQHHYDHFLRPLSLSHEQISLPEFQREELLEASSPESTPELGRRADQRSGGPRCLSRSRSQPCVLNDKKIGMKRRRPEDGQEQRPSLDLAKMTQKLQTFQSLSCPGFSASDGCQSSTPLSSFDNQPDSDFAAVSELGLESRQEKSGDEEEQDSSYEELDSDSACSLDSRPGSPVGLAAGKRTLWKGDGEGRRDIFQLGGELDLDQIERN
- the LOC114841819 gene encoding protein FAM53B-like isoform X1 translates to MVIVFPKTLEKKKGVNDVRSKNVERQLSELHTMSRGTTLFSCGTVEADRWLDLGRGCAIQQRAHCQSGASLESLWDGMPEPGRAQVVTSLIRDLSLGGTGAAVAHTTSAAAHYTTTTTATSQAPTAPPSKRQCRSLSLSDEFTGFRSPWRPQSSRIWTTVEKRRCHSGGSVRGAGGFPGGHFPAIQRSSSFSLPSRCSLPSDGALDLPFFSQRLPLHPQFTASPVSPTSPPSHQHHYDHFLRPLSLSHEQISLPEFQREELLEASSPESTPELGRRADQRSGGPRCLSRSRSQPCVLNDKKIGMKRRRPEDGQEQRPSLDLAKMTQKLQTFQSLSCPGFSASDGCQSSTPLSSFDNQPDSDFAAVSELGLESRQEKSGDEEEQDSSYEELDSDSACSLDSRPGSPVGLAAGKRTLWKGDGEGRRDIFQLGGELDLDQIERN